TCATACGGGTTTTCATTTAATAATTTTGTAATTGTATGAATGAAGTCAAATTTAGTCTATTAAATCGGTTTGTAAAATGAAAAGTAAATGAATCAAAAAATTTTATTGGTTTAATCAACTTAATTAACAATGAATTGAGACTAATTTTCCATTTTAGGTTTAATGAAAATGTTTAGCCTTAAATGACTATACTACAACCTAAATCTTAATATAAAGTTCCTGCTCTATTAATCATTAATTGTTCATTAAAAATTGTTTAGATGGTAACAATGCTGTCCTAAATAATTTACAAGACAGATGTTTAGCTGTGTTTCTGCAATTTCTATTGTGATTTTATCTGTAATCCGGAAATAGAACCCCCTGTTGGCTTTTTTGAGGAGGTTTTTCATGGTCTTCAAAGGGTTTGTCCAGCCACTTTTGCAGCTCTATTTTAACGAATATGTTCAGTCTGATAAATGCAACCAGATTGGACAGATGCCATCCGAATTTAGCGGTTGCCTTCATCACTTTTAGGAGCAGAATGGTGATCAGCGCGGTCCATATCTGGATCATCACGGCATTTTTCGATGTTCCGATAAAGGTTTTGATATGGAGTAACTGCTTGATGTCCCTGAAGAAGATCTCAATCTCCCATCGGCACCGGTAAAGATCACCGATTGTCTTTGCTGACCATTTGAAGTTATTGGTAATCAGTTCGACGGTCTGTCGGTTTTTTTCGTCCCATACAGCCACTCTTCTGAGTTTTCCGGGGTACTTCACTTTTGACTGCGGGTTTACCAGTTCAATTTCTTCGTCTATCAGTACTTCCTGTGCAGTATTTTCAGGGAGTCGACGTTCATTGATTGTGCTGAACTTAAGGTTATCCTTGTGCCTTATGACGAAAAAGACCCCCTTGCTGTCCCAAATGTTGAGCATCGGAAAGTCATTGTAATAGCGGTCCGCCACTATAACGGATCCTTTCTCCAAAGGAATATCATAAGCGCCTTTATTGTCTGCCATACTTCCTTCTGTAATATTCACATAAACAGGGAGTTTCCCGTCATAGTCCAGAAGCGTATGCATCTTTACAGCACCCTTTTTGGTCCTGAAGGTTGCCCAGTCAAACATCGAAAGGCAAAGACTTACCACCGTGGAGTCGAGCAGATAGACGGGAGCCTTGATCCGTAGTTTTACCCTGCTCAGGGACGCCTGCTGTCCTAAATGCTTCAGAAGCCCGTAATACAGCTCCTTGAACAGGTCAGAGTCCCTGCGCTTGTTCTGATAACTGATACTGGACTTGGATGGTGCCTTGGCAATCCCCAGATGGTTGAGGTTCCCCGTGGCCGAACGCAGGCCGTTTGAAATATCCCTTACAGAAGTACTTTTGGCAAAATGGCAAAAAAGCATGGAAACCAAATGCGTCCAGCTGTCAAAGCCTTTGCAGCCCTTGTCCGTTTGCTTCTCTTCAACCAGTTTCTTGAAAATTGAACGCTCGATTTTTTTAATAATCTGAGAAAACAATGTAATATTACTCATGGGAGGTTTATGTTTTTTGGTGCAAACCCAAAATAGCTATTTTGGGCAAAAAACCAGACCTCTCATATTTTATTTAGGACGGTATTGAGATGGTAATAACAGATCAAATCCAAGAAGTAAAAGAATTTTTAAGGTGTCATCCAAATCTTATTATTAATGCTGATGATTTTGGGAAATCAGAATTAGTCAATGAGGGTATAATCTTTTGTTTTAAAAATGAGCTAATTACCAGTGCTTCATTGATGGCAAATGAAGAGGGGACCGATTCAGCGATTAAGTATATCAAAGAAAACAGGCTGTCTACTATTGGTGCACATATTAATTTGACTGAAGGGTATCCAATGGGTAAATTTGATGTTGATTTATTGTTGAATCATGATGGGACCTGGAATAAAAATAATTATTGGAATCCTAAAATTTTGAATAGGGGGATCCTTGAAAAAATTACTGATGAAATAAATCTTCAATTGGATAAAATTATTGATAGTGGTATTAATTTATGTCATTTAAATTCTCATCATCATATTCATACCATTCCTTTTTTGTTTTCTGTATTTTTCAAAATTGCCAAAAAGAGAAATATTAAAATGAGAATGGCCCAGACCTATTCAGAAGGGAATTATGTAAAATATTATTATAGAAAATTTATTAATAATCTCTTGAAATCAAACGGACTTGCATTTTCTGATTATTTTAAAACAATAAATGCCTTTGTCATTCGAAAAAACAACTTAAGGGGCAAAAATGTTGAAATCATGGTTCATCCTTCTTTTACAGCTGACTTTTCTAAATTGGTTGATACTTGGGAAGATAAAGACTTTATTAGTGAACTAATTATGTTGATGGAAGATTGAATTTTATCAATCCTAAAATTAAAGAAGCTTATCGAGAGGCTAACAACTAGATTATTTAATTTAATAGGTGCTTTTTGTGTACAAATATGCAAAATGTATCTTTATCAGGATTTATTATTGAAACATTATGCATATACCTGCTATTTACGATATACTTGATGACAATATTAATTTGAGCTTTAATTTTGGTGAAGTTGCATTGCGTAACTTGAACTTTAAAGGCTATTGGTGCAATATTGATATTTTTCAAACCAAACCTATCTCTGCGGCTTATGAACCAATAATTGACATAAATGGAAAGGAGAACAGGAAAATACTGTTATATATTTCTTATCCTATTTCACAAAAATTGCCTGTTCTTTCTTTTAAGAATGGTTACATCTGTTACACTCCCAATCAGTATAAACATTATTTTTTGGATTGTAATATTAGTCCAGAAGAATATCTTCAGACATTCCAATCAAAAACCAGGTCTACATTAAAAAGAAAAATAAAAAAAGTTAGCAGTTCCTGCACCCATACGGAATATTTTAAGGTGTATAAGTCGCCTGAAGAAATCTTGGAATTTCTCCCCCTTGCAAAAGAAATTTCTGATAAATCATTCCAATTTCAATTTTTAAATCAAGGACTCAAATATTCTGATTTGTATATTAATGAATACTTGGAAAGAGCAAGAGAAGGGAAAATATTAGGGTTTATTTTATTTGTTGAAGATAAACCTGTTGCCTATAACCTTAACCCCATATATGATGGAGGTGTCATGATTTACTATTACACAGGTTATGATTCAAACTATTCTGAGTATTCGCCTGGCACGGTATTACAATACAAAACCATAGAATTTGCCATGAATTCTGATTTTGTTAATAAATATGACCTTTGTATAGGGGAAGGTAAACACAAGGAATATTTTACAGAGCAGTTTATTTTTTGTGGGGACATTTACTATTTTCCCCTAAATATTAAGCATTCATTTATCCTGATATCAAAAGTTGCTTTTGATAACCTAATTAAAGTAATTAAAAACACAGGTAAACTGTTTTTCAATTTGGACAAAGTCAAAAAATGGATGCGAAATAATTTAAAGAGAAACAAATAAGCATAATAAGGGGATTATGATTAGTATATGGACATATTCTAACTCAACTTTTTATCTTAGTTTTTAATAAATTTCTCAGAGACCAAAAATCTAAAACCATCAGTTACTTGAACAATGTAAGTCCCTCTTATTAAAAAAGAAACATCCATTGTAATTGTTGCATCAATACTATTTTCGCTAAATTCCTTCATGATCTGGCCATTCATAGAAATGATCTTTATCTCATAATAATTATCTGATTTGGAATTAAGAAAGAACAGGCTCAACTGATTACTTGTAGGGTTCGGGCCAATTTTTAGTGAAAATCCTTCTTTGTCATCAGATAAGTTTTTAATTATTATCGACTCAATAGCTGATGTATATTCTATTCCAAATTTATCAGTAATCACAACTTTTACAGAATAAGAACCTGGTTCGACGCCTTCCCAAAGAAAATCAAAAGGTTCCGTTAGAGATAGACCAATTGATTTTCCATTTGCAAAAAATTCAACCTTTTCAACAATTGTGGCTACGTTTTCATAATCAACTGTAAAGGAAACATCCGGTTTTTTATTTTCTGAATTGGTTTCAAGGATGTCATAATTCACTCTAACAGAGGGGATTCTGTTATTTACAATATTTACTCTTAAGATATTACTTAAAAGAGCAGTATTGTCATCATATATAATACGTGCTACTAAATTGAATTCTCCTTGAGGAATATTTTTCCAGATGAAAATATAGGGTGCAGTATTTACGCGGCCGATTAATGTGTTGCCCCTATAATATTCAATAGTCCTTATACTTTTTGAACTTGTAGGGAGGTGGACTTTTATTGGTAAATCAAAACCAGCTGGTAATACTGAATTTCTTTCCGGAGAAACTATTCTAAAGGTATTCTGTCCCTCAGCAATCACCCTGATTTGGATGGTTTCTGATTCATTGGTTTTATTAGGGTCTTTACCTATGGCTCTTGCTTTTATGCTGTAAACACCCGGAGAAACATTCTTCCAATCAAATGAAAAAGGTTTTGAATTGGAACTGCCGATTAATTCACTTCCATTATAATATTCAATTCTATCGATTAATTCATCACTGCCGTCAAATGCGACTGAAATAAGAATGTTTGATCCTTCTGCGAATTCCTGGTCATTTTCTGGGCTAACAAAGAATATTTTTGGGAGAGTAGTTTCATCATTAACTGTTATCGAAATTGTGTTCGATTTGTTGGAATCTCCTTTGTCATCATAAGCTACAGCTGAAAGGAAAAAATTCCCCACATTCTGAGGAGTAAAGGAGGTCACGAATGGTGCCTGATTTACTGTTCCTATGAGGTTATTTCCCCAAAAAAAGTCCACTTGGGTAACTTCTCCATCTTCGTCTGAAGTTACAGCTTCAATAAGTATCATTTTTCCTTTCTCAAAGCTATCCCCATTTGTGGGATTTATTATTTGAACATTGGGGAGAATGTTTGGCTTAACAATATTTACTCTGACAATCGCCGATTCACCAACTATTCCTTTTTCATCAGTAGCCCTAGCCTTTAATTCCAGGGTG
This Cecembia calidifontis DNA region includes the following protein-coding sequences:
- a CDS encoding GNAT family N-acetyltransferase — protein: MHIPAIYDILDDNINLSFNFGEVALRNLNFKGYWCNIDIFQTKPISAAYEPIIDINGKENRKILLYISYPISQKLPVLSFKNGYICYTPNQYKHYFLDCNISPEEYLQTFQSKTRSTLKRKIKKVSSSCTHTEYFKVYKSPEEILEFLPLAKEISDKSFQFQFLNQGLKYSDLYINEYLERAREGKILGFILFVEDKPVAYNLNPIYDGGVMIYYYTGYDSNYSEYSPGTVLQYKTIEFAMNSDFVNKYDLCIGEGKHKEYFTEQFIFCGDIYYFPLNIKHSFILISKVAFDNLIKVIKNTGKLFFNLDKVKKWMRNNLKRNK
- a CDS encoding ChbG/HpnK family deacetylase; translated protein: MVITDQIQEVKEFLRCHPNLIINADDFGKSELVNEGIIFCFKNELITSASLMANEEGTDSAIKYIKENRLSTIGAHINLTEGYPMGKFDVDLLLNHDGTWNKNNYWNPKILNRGILEKITDEINLQLDKIIDSGINLCHLNSHHHIHTIPFLFSVFFKIAKKRNIKMRMAQTYSEGNYVKYYYRKFINNLLKSNGLAFSDYFKTINAFVIRKNNLRGKNVEIMVHPSFTADFSKLVDTWEDKDFISELIMLMED
- a CDS encoding IS4 family transposase; protein product: MSNITLFSQIIKKIERSIFKKLVEEKQTDKGCKGFDSWTHLVSMLFCHFAKSTSVRDISNGLRSATGNLNHLGIAKAPSKSSISYQNKRRDSDLFKELYYGLLKHLGQQASLSRVKLRIKAPVYLLDSTVVSLCLSMFDWATFRTKKGAVKMHTLLDYDGKLPVYVNITEGSMADNKGAYDIPLEKGSVIVADRYYNDFPMLNIWDSKGVFFVIRHKDNLKFSTINERRLPENTAQEVLIDEEIELVNPQSKVKYPGKLRRVAVWDEKNRQTVELITNNFKWSAKTIGDLYRCRWEIEIFFRDIKQLLHIKTFIGTSKNAVMIQIWTALITILLLKVMKATAKFGWHLSNLVAFIRLNIFVKIELQKWLDKPFEDHEKPPQKSQQGVLFPDYR